The DNA window GGTCGACGCGCGTGATTTCTACTATTCGCGCATTTCGATGGCGATGGGCGACGACATTGTCCTGGAAATCCTGGACCGCGACGGCAACTGGCAGTTCGTCAACGACTACTTCGCGTCGATGAACGGACACAAGCGCGCCTGGTTCGCCGGCAAAAATCTGTTCGAACAATTTCCGCAATTGGGAGACGAGTGGCGCGAAATCCTGCGCACCGTTTCCGACACCCGCGAAACCTACATCGATCGCCGCGGCTTTCGCGGCGCTTCACACCTGCCGCAGGAAAGTCCGCATTGGACTTGGAACGTGCTCATCTTCCCCATCAAGCTGCACGACGACCAGGACGGCGCCGTGCTCACGGCCAGGCTCATCGAGAAGAAATAATTTGTGAGCTTTTGAAGGGGCGCAGCTTCATCTGCGCCGTAACTTCCACCTAATTTGAATTGTCATCCCGTCTATAACGACGTTGGCGTTGTCAAGGCGGACGGGGGCGGCGACGCACCGAAGATGCGCCACTTCGCTCTATTGGAAATTCCGGCTCCGACCAAGGGCTCGTTTCCAATCTGCTGGCGAGGCTTGCTTCGCCACCCATCTATTCGGCCACAGGACCATGATTCACATGCGAACTCCCGTCCCATGACAGGAGGCAGGCTGCCCACTCAAGCGGACGATACTTACGCCGCACCACGGGATGACACGGGCTCACCTGCACCACTAGCCGTCAGCTGCACATAGTTCTTGCCGGTGCGCAGCATCCAGTACAACCTGGTGGCCAGCCGCCGAGCCACAGCCACTTTGGCCTGTCCGCGACTGCGCCGCATACACAGCCGTACGTACATGCGCTTCAGCGTGGGATCGAAGCGCGCCGCCGTCTGCGCCGCCTCCACCAGCAAGAAGCGCAACAGCGGCGATCCCTGCTTGCTGATGCGGCCCAGGCGCTGCTTGCCCCCCGAGCTGTACTCAGCCGGAATCAGTCCAACGTAGCTGGCCACCTTTTTGGCATTAGCAAAACGTGCTACCTCGCCAATGGTCAGCACGAAGGCCAGGGCCGTCTGCGGACCTACCCCAGGATGCGTTCGCAGTAAGCGCACCGCCTCCCGCTGCCCGGCTTCGGCCTCGACTTTCTGACTTAGCTGCCGGATCTGGCAGTCCAAATAATCCAGCCGCTGCAGGCACTCATCGCGCCGCTGCGCGGTGTAGGCCGGCAACACCAGCTTCTCTAGATC is part of the Candidatus Binataceae bacterium genome and encodes:
- a CDS encoding IS110 family transposase translates to MLIIGCDFHPGFQQVAIFDKSTAELSFRRLQHPDEARQFYASLEEAAQVGMEACGYTQWFERLLAELGHELLLGDAARIRASVVRRQKTDQRDAEHILHLLLEGRFPQLWVPTAEQRDVRQLLLHRHHLVRNRTQVKNQLQAMALNQGVQKKRQLWTEAGRADLEKLVLPAYTAQRRDECLQRLDYLDCQIRQLSQKVEAEAGQREAVRLLRTHPGVGPQTALAFVLTIGEVARFANAKKVASYVGLIPAEYSSGGKQRLGRISKQGSPLLRFLLVEAAQTAARFDPTLKRMYVRLCMRRSRGQAKVAVARRLATRLYWMLRTGKNYVQLTASGAGEPVSSRGAA